The sequence below is a genomic window from Nitrospinota bacterium.
CATGGAGGGAGACTGCACCCGGTTTTCTTGGCCACCCTCGGCAGAAGCGTTCCGGCCCTTTCCCGGGGCCCAACTCTTCCTTCCAGCGTGGCAGGTCTTCTGGCTTGTGGATCGTCCTACCAGCTTCGCCTTCCCATCCCACTTATGGGGAAAGTGGCAAAAATGAAGCTTTCGTACCCACTTACAGCGGCGGGACCGCGGCCGGTTTTCACGGCCTTCCCTTTTCATCCCCCGCGGGGGAACCTTCGCCGGTGGATGGAGTATATATACAACCTGTGGTTGATTTCAAGATGGAAAGATTTAAAAGAGTGGCGTTAGGCAAAAGGAAAAGGGAAACAGCCTGCCCTTCGCTTGCTGGCTCCGGGTTTGAATAATTATCTATAAGCGTCTTTACGATGTTTTACGATCATTATCCTGACTATTTTTCGCGGCTCGTCTATTTCGTAGATCACGCGGTAATCGCCAATCCTGATGCGTCAATCGTGCGTTGAGTCTGATATTTTCCGGCAGCCTGAAGGGTGGGGGTCTTCGGAAAGCGCCTTGATGCGTTTAACTATTTTTTTATAATCTGGAGCTGAAAGCCGTCTTAAATCCTTTTCAGCCGACTTTTCAATCCAGATTTCATGCACAAGGAGGGCCTTCCTTCAGAAAATCGTCCAGTTTCCTGAATTTTTGCGGGCGTTTCCTGATTTTTTCCAGCGTCTTTATGTCTTCGCTGTCCTCCAAACGCTCCAGAATTTCTCGGTACTCGTCTATGTCGATTATCACGGCCGCCGGT
It includes:
- a CDS encoding type II toxin-antitoxin system prevent-host-death family antitoxin, with the translated sequence MKVLRKKKIAPEVVLRNGEPAAVIIDIDEYREILERLEDSEDIKTLEKIRKRPQKFRKLDDFLKEGPPCA
- a CDS encoding type II toxin-antitoxin system RelE/ParE family toxin — protein: MRIGDYRVIYEIDEPRKIVRIMIVKHRKDAYR